Proteins from a single region of Oncorhynchus nerka isolate Pitt River linkage group LG18, Oner_Uvic_2.0, whole genome shotgun sequence:
- the LOC115145720 gene encoding uncharacterized protein LOC115145720 isoform X2, which translates to MANGMIFHTQIASIMEMLANAAVADICKLVDDDYAVFRLEITQSQKENRALRRKLQLLEMKVARERAERTIRERVLPSRPSSVKILDRYRAMARGEGHLTGGHRSFVKPVGHNTWRDDQPITVDGGSGTSTQHVIVIESEDAEAAGPGVKPEGSEGEEDPWHSRDIQTGAASGAPHVATEDPTSPVQPRIRHCITEEEEGPEVLLVKEEGLGNPEGNMFMEDNQTTPPPEPTE; encoded by the exons ATGGCTAACGGTATgatttttcacactcaaatagcctccatTATGGAGAtgctagcgaatgcagccgtggcagatatatgtaaactcgtagacgacgactatgcagtgtttcgtttggaaataactcaaagccagaaagaaaacagggCTTTGCGGAGGAAACTACAGCTACTGGAAATGAAGGTGGCACGGGAGCGCGCAGAGAGGACAATACGAGAGCGCGTCCTCCCCAGTCGTCCCAGTAGTGTCAAGATCCTCGACCGATACAGAGCGATGGCAAGAG GTGAAGGACATCTCACTGGAGGCCACAGGAGCTTTGTGAAGCCAGTGGGACACAATACATGGAGAGATGACCAACCAATCACTGTTGATGGGGggagtggaacctcaacccagcACGTTATCGTGATAGAG TCTGAAGATGCAGAGGCTGCAGGTCCTGGGGTCAAGCCGGAGGggtctgaaggagaggaggacccatggcacagcagagacatccagactggAGCAGCATCTGGTGCGCCCCATGTAGCCACGGAGGACCCCACCTCCCCTGTCCAGCCCAGGATCCGACACTGCATCACGGAG gaggaggagggtccagaggtgctgctggtgaaggaggagggTCTGGGGAACCCTGAGGGGAACATGTTCATGGAGGACAAccagactacacctcctcctgaacccacagagtaa
- the LOC115145720 gene encoding zinc finger protein 329-like isoform X1, whose translation MANGMIFHTQIASIMEMLANAAVADICKLVDDDYAVFRLEITQSQKENRALRRKLQLLEMKVARERAERTIRERVLPSRPSSVKILDRYRAMARGEGHLTGGHRSFVKPVGHNTWRDDQPITVDGGSGTSTQHVIVIESEDAEAAGPGVKPEGSEGEEDPWHSRDIQTGAASGAPHVATEDPTSPVQPRIRHCITEVSGMPNFALKSETNTKTLTETHRLLHTGTDHRSDPERLGPLSCPPAPGSEYLPVFHQSQKTVHSRGDGDPSCSYSTEMDSGNMPLCLETQNDLSRGGWNRYTSSVYSEGCLDKKGEVIVIDEVTVKMEGDISLTWNADSHLGDRHSQGRDFLDYRESLETNPNVATHSPLHTLKDRDPVSTSMGPSDSHSLFDQVLNSNDSARTQAREGGATSDSSKEKRFLCMFCNKGFSCLQKVEIHQRFHTGVKPFSCNQCHMCFAQAGDLKRHQRIHTGEKPYSCPQCEKRFSRLDKLKMHLKVHTGERPFACTHCRKRFSERSYLKIHQQKKHSTL comes from the exons ATGGCTAACGGTATgatttttcacactcaaatagcctccatTATGGAGAtgctagcgaatgcagccgtggcagatatatgtaaactcgtagacgacgactatgcagtgtttcgtttggaaataactcaaagccagaaagaaaacagggCTTTGCGGAGGAAACTACAGCTACTGGAAATGAAGGTGGCACGGGAGCGCGCAGAGAGGACAATACGAGAGCGCGTCCTCCCCAGTCGTCCCAGTAGTGTCAAGATCCTCGACCGATACAGAGCGATGGCAAGAG GTGAAGGACATCTCACTGGAGGCCACAGGAGCTTTGTGAAGCCAGTGGGACACAATACATGGAGAGATGACCAACCAATCACTGTTGATGGGGggagtggaacctcaacccagcACGTTATCGTGATAGAG TCTGAAGATGCAGAGGCTGCAGGTCCTGGGGTCAAGCCGGAGGggtctgaaggagaggaggacccatggcacagcagagacatccagactggAGCAGCATCTGGTGCGCCCCATGTAGCCACGGAGGACCCCACCTCCCCTGTCCAGCCCAGGATCCGACACTGCATCACGGAGGTCAGTGGAATGCCGAACTTCGCCCTCAAGTCAGAGACCAACACCAAGACATTAACTGAAACACACAGGCTATTACACACAGGAACTGACCACAGATCAGACCCAGAGAGACTGGGGCCACTCAGCTGTCCTCCTGCTCCCGGTTCCGAATACTTACCGGTATTTCACCAGAGCCAGAAGACGGTTCATTCCCGTGGAGATGGTGATCCGTCTTGTTCTTACTCTACAGAGATGGACTCTGGCAACATGCCCTTGTGTTTAGAGACACAGAATGATCTGTCTAGAGGGGGGTGGAACCGGTACACTAGTAGTGTATACTCTGAAGGGTGCCTAGATAAGAAAGGGGAGGTTATAGTCATTGATGAAGTGACTGTGAAAATGGAGGGCGACATTTCTCTCACATGGAATGCAGATAGTCACCTAGGTGACAGACACTCACAAGGCAGAGACTTCTTAGATTACAGGGAAAGTCTAGAGACAAATCCAAATGTCGCGAcccactcccctttacacacACTCAAGGATCGGGACCCAGTGTCCACATCAATGGGGCCTTCCGATTCACACAGCCTTTTCGATCAGGTATTGAACTCAAACGACAGCGCTAGAACCCAGGCTCGGGAAGGGGGAGCAACATCAGACAGTAGTAAAGAGAAACggttcctctgcatgttctgtaacaaaggcttcagcTGCCTCCAGAAGGTGGAGATTCATCAGAGGTTCCACACAGGGGTGAAACCCTTCAGCTGTAACCAGTGTCATATGTGCTTCGCCCAGGCTGgtgacctgaagaggcaccagaggatccacacaggggagaaaccctacagctgcccccagtgtgagaagaggttctcccgTCTGGACAAACTGAAGATGCACCTGAAAGTCCACACGGGAGAGAGGCCGTTCGCCTGTACACACTGCAggaagaggttctcagagaggagctacctcaagatacaccagcagaaaaaaCATTCCACTCTATAA